Genomic segment of Geminocystis herdmanii PCC 6308:
ATATTTTACTCATCACTCATTACTCATTACTCATTACTCATTACTCATTTATTATGGATGGTTCATTTGCTCTTACGCTACAAATTATTATTACCGTTTTTGCTGGAATTAGCGCCCAAGTATTAGGAGAATTTTTGAAAATACCTAGTATTGTATTTTTACTAATCTTTGGTATCGCTTTAGGTAGAGATGGTACAGCAATTCTACATCCAGAATTATTAGGTTTGGGGTTAGAAGTTTTAGTGGCATTGTCGGTGGCAATCATCCTTTTTGAAGGAGGTTTAAACTTAGAATTAAAAGAGTTAGGGCAAGTTTCAGGAAGTATTCGTAATTTAGTTACCATCGGCACTTTAATCACCTTTTTAGGCGGTGGAATGGCTGCCCATTGGTTGGGGGAGTTTCCTTGGCAAATTGCTTTTTTATACGCTTCTTTAGTGGTAGTAACAGGTCCTACAGTGGTAGGTCCATTATTAAAACAAGTGGCAGTGGATAAGAGGGTAGCCACCATCTTAGAGGGTGAAGGGGTATTAATTGATCCTGTGGGTGCTATCTTAGCAGTAGTGGTGTTAGATACTATTATTAATCAATCTGCCTATTCGATCGAGATTATTTCTGGATTAGTGTTTCGTTTAGGAGTTGGTGCAATAATTGGTGGTATCAGTGGTTGGCTATTAGGCACATTTCAGAAAAAAGCCAATTTCTTAGGAGAAGATTTAAAAAATTTAGTGGTGTTAGCCGGGGTTTGGGGTACATTTGGACTAGCTCAAACCATTATTAGTGAGTCTGGATTAATGGCAACAGTTATCGCAGGAATTGTCTTAAAAGCCTTTAGTATTCCTGAAGAAAGATTATTATTGCGTTTTAAAGGGCAACTGACGACATTAGGGGTATCCGTGTTATTTATCCTCTTAGCAGCGGATTTGTCGATCGACAGTATATTTGCACTAGGTTGGGGTAGTGTTTTTACGATATTAGTATTAATGTTAATCGTGCGCCCCTTGAGTATTTTAATTTGTACATGGAAAAATGGCATGAATTGGCGACAAAAAGCCTTTTTAGCTTGGATTGCACCCCGAGGCATCGTTTCAGCTTCCGTAGCTTCTTTATTTTCCATTTTACTCACCAAAAATGGCATTAACGGGGGAGACTCTATCAAAGGTTTAGTATTTCTTACCATTATGATGACAGTATTTATACAAGGATTAAGTGCAGGTTGGGTGGCAAATTTATTAAAAATTACGATCGATCAAGCTACGGGAGCGATGATAATAGGATGTAACCCCTTAGGTCGATTAATTGCTAAACTATTTTTAGCCGAAGGAGAATCAGTGATTTTAATTGACACCGATAAAGAGGCTTGTGAAAATGCCAAAAAAGATAACTTGCCTGTGGTAGAGAGTAGCGGATTAGATCATGATGTGTTAGAAGAAGCAGGAATTTTGTCAGTCGGCACACTAATCACCTTAACCAATAATAGTGATGTTAACTTAATGATTGCCCAACGAGCCTTAGAAGAATTTGCTCCTCCGAAAGTTTTAGCGGTTTTTCCTAACCATGAAGATAAAAAAATTAACGCTAATAAACAAAAAATAAATCAGGCTTTTTTACCCCAATTAGTCATCAAAACATGGAATAAATATCTCACCGATGGACAATTTAAGCTAGGTAAAACTACCATTAAATCTAGCTCGATCGAACTACAACAAAAACATTTACAAAGTCTTATTACCAAGGGCGAATTATTGCCCTTACTAATCAAGAGAAACGATAAATTAAGGGTGTTGGCAGTGGGAGAAGAATGGAAAGTTGATGATGAAATTATTTACATATTACACGATCCTCGATCGGACTTATTAAAACGCCTCTCTGGTAATATCAAATCCCCTCGTTTTTCCCTAGATAAATTACCCGAAGTAGAGGAAATACCCATTTAATTAGGGTTTGCCTCATAGTCTTTATCGATTAGGGAGATAGGAGTTAGGAGACAGGAGATAGGAGAAATACTGAAACATCAAGGTTTTGATGCTGTTAATAGATAGAATAAGTATAGTTGTATTTTAAAAAATAAGGTTAAAAGTGTTGAATTTTTGAATAAAAATCCTTAAAACTGCACACTTTTTGGTGAATGTATTATGTCTAAACCTTTGATTTTTATAGCTTTCTGATTTATTCAGCAAACCCTAATTAAATACTGTTATATTAATGTCATTGCTAGGCACGAAGCAATCTGAAGCAATCTAAACCAATTTCTAACATCAAATTGTTCTATTTTATTTCGATTTGTGTGTTAATTTTTAATAAACTAGGAGGATTTTAACATGAGTACTGTAACAGATAACGATTTAAGAGAATTAAAAGATTTTATTAACACTAAATTTGAGCAAGTTAATGATAAATTAAATGATCTCAAAGTAGAAGTAGCCATATTAAAAGAAGGGCAAAATGGAATTAATAAAAGATTAGACGATACGAATAAAAGAATCGATAATTTAGATTTTATAGCTAGAACCGTAATTGGTGGAGTTATTCTAGCATTATTAGCAGGTTTAGGTAAAATACTTTATCCTAATCTTCTTAATTAAAAATTTTAGTTTCACCTTACTCATTCTCCTCCAATAACCACATCTTTGATGCGCAAACTGGGACCACCACAACCTACAGGTAAACCACTTTGTCCACCTTTACCACATCCTCCTGATTCATCCCAATAAAAATCATCGCCGATCGAGCTTATATTTGCTAGAGTTTTAAAGACATTACCCGATAAAGTAACATTTTTGACAGGTTCAGCAATTTCATCATCTCGAATCATCCATGCCTCTCCTGCGGTGAAGGTAAACATTTCACCGTTAGTCATACCGCCAATCCAATTACAAGCATAAACTCCCTCTTTTATCCCCTTAAACAAATCCGCCACGGGAGTTTTTCCCCTTCCTATCCATGTGTTAGTCATGCGCACGATGGGAGGATAATGATAATTTAAACATCTAGCGTTACCCGTGGGCATTTCCCCCAATTTTCCTGCGGTTTCCCTTGAGTGTAGCCTTCCCACTAAAACACCATCTTTAATTAATTGAGTCGTAGTGGCTGGTGTACCCTCATCATCATAATAATAACTGCCTCGATGTCCTTCGGGCATTGCACCGTCAAAAATTTGTAAATCTTCCCCTCCGAATTTACGCCCCATTGTCATTACTTCCAACAAATCGGGGTTTTCGTAAGCCATATCAGCTTCAGACAAGTGACCAAAGGCTTCATGGACAAATAAACCCGTTAAAATTGGGTCAATAACCACCGTATATTTCCCCCCTCGTACGGAAGGCAGTTTAAGGGCATTAACGGCTCTTTTAGAAGCACTAGCAACAATATTTTCGAGGTTGATTAGGTCTTCAAAGGCTTTTCTTGTGCCTGTGGTTTCTCTCCCCGTTTGTACTATATTACCATTGGATGCGATCGAACTAAATCTCATTTCGCAATCCATCCAAGATTGTTGAATCATTGAGCCTTCAGAAGTAGCCAAGAGAATCGTTTGTTGAGAGTCGTTATAACTAACCAAGCTACTGGTGATTTTTTCATCAACTTCTTTTAAAATACGATCGTATCGATCGCACAGTCGTTTTTTTTCCGCAAGGGGAATCAAGCGAGGATTTGTACCCGTTAAAGGTAACTCACAGGAAATTTGTATAGGAATAACAGGAGCTAAAATAGTTTCATCATCCCCGATAAGTAAAGCCGAAGTAATAGCATCCTCGATTCTGGAGGATAGCTGAGTTAAATCATTAAAAGTAGCGAATCCCCAACCCCCCTTATAACAAGCTCTAACTTGCCCCCCAACAGAAGTACCCTCGCTGAGATTTTCAGTTTGATTATTTTTAATCACAATATTACTACCCTCAGACTTTTCCAGCCGAATACTCAAAAAATCCACACGGTGACGATAACGACTCATTAAATCCGAGAGAAGGTTACGATAATCTTGCATAACTAATTAGAAATAGTTTGGAGTTAAATCAAAATTTATTAAAGAGAAAAAAAATCAAGTATTTTTACTTGTATTTTACTTGATAAGTGAGGAGATTTTTTATAATCTTCTCATAGTACTAGATGACGTGCGGAATGTGGGTTAAAATAAATTTGTTTAATTTTGTATCAACAAAGTCTCAAAACCTTGATTTTAGGTATTTCTCTTATCTCCTATCTCCTATCTCCTAAATTTCACTCATTAGATTTCAAATAGTTTATTACAGGAAAAAAATGCCAGATATAGTCGATATTGCCGTTAATAACGATAACTTTAAAACCCTTGTTGCCGCCGTTACCGCCGCTAATTTAGTGGATGTGTTGAAAAGCGAAGGTAAATTTACTGTATTTGCCCCCACGGATGATGCTTTTGCGAAACTTCCTCCCGGCACTATTACTACTTTATTACAAAATATTCCCCAATTATCCCGAATTTTAACCTATCATGTGGTGTCAGGAAAATTGATGAAAGCTGATTTAGAAAAGATGGATTCTGTAATCTCTATTGAAGGCTCACCAATTTCGATCGACTGTAGTGATGGTTTTGAGGTGAAAAATGCCACTGTCATCATGGAAGATATTGAAGCGGATAACGGAGTTATTCACGTCATCGATAACGTAATTCTGATGGGATAATTAACAAAATAAAGGTTAAAATCCTGTAGAGGGTTGAATAATAATTCAATCCCTACGAAAAAATATTTGCTGGAAATTTCTAAGAAGGTTTTTTGCTTTATAAGGTAAAGGTGAAGTTATCCACTAAAGCACCGGGTACAAGTGAACCCCCCAACGATCGAGCTTCATAGGTACTCACTTCAGGGATAAACTCTCGAAAATCGGTGAAAGCGAGTAAATTTTTGCCAAAAAAGGAGTATAGAGATTCATCAAACCGCAAATCTTTAATAGTTGCCACTATTTCTCCATTTTCTACCCAAAAACAACCGTAACGAGTCATGCCCGTAATTCTTCCTTGAGTTCGATCGCTCCAGTTGAGATAATGTAAGTTAGACAAATATAATCCCGTGTCTATCTCTTTTAATATCTCGTTTTCTGATAATGTACCCTCTGCAATTTCGGGCGATCGTAATGCTTCATAACTACTCGCACCATTCGATTTTAACCCATATTCAAGGGCAGTGCGACTACTAATTAAACTATTAACTAACTCACCCTCCACAATTAAAGGTAATTCATCTGCTGACATTTCCCCAAAATCGTTAAAACGAGGTACATTACCACTATGAAAATTCTCCTTGAGATGAAATAGGGGAGATAAAGTTTCCCCTTCCCTCAGTTTTGCTAAAGCACTTCCTCCCTGACGCAAAGATGCTTCACTAATAGCACCCCATGAAAACATCCCCAATAAGTCGGCAACGGCACAAGGTGCAAGATAGGTGCGATAACTGCCCTTTTTCACCTCGTGAATCGGTAAATTTAATTGTTGTAATTCCTGTTGATGATAGTCAATTTGATGGTGATATTTTTCTTTATGCCAATCTCTAGCGGAAAAAGTGCCTTTGATTGCCTTTTCATTATGGTTAATTAAAGAGTAATCAATGAAAAAAGAATCGGTACTAAACCAGTGTTTTTGTCCTAAAGAATTATAATTAGCTCTAATAATTGAACCCCCCGCATAATATCCCGTAAAATCTAATCCTTGAACGGGCTTTAAAATTTCTTCTATGGCTTCTTCATAACTAAGTAATTTTCCTTCATAAATTTCGTGGGATGAGCCTTGATTTTTAGGGATAATAATATAGGGATCATCTGGTAAATTTTCTAAGGTCGATCGAGCATAAACAAGATTATCTAAAGCATTTTTAACATCAATATCCACATCTCCCGTCAAGGGAAATTCAGCATAAGTTACCCTTTTATTGGTAATTAATTTTAAAGTAATTTCTCCATCAATTACCACTCCTGTTTGTCTAATTTTGGCGTTATTAAAGCGAATAAATTGAGTATTTTCTGCTCTTAATTGTACAATTAAATATTCATCACTTTTGAGTTGATTATAAAGTTTTTCATTAACTATATTAAAAGAGTTTTTCCAAGAATTGATATTGTGTAACGAATGAGACATTTTCCAAAAATATTTTAAGATTTCTAATATGATAAGGTCAAATGGAGAATTGAGAATTGAGAATTGAGAATTGAGAATTGAGAATTGAGAATTAACACCTAAATTCTTTCTTACTCATTACTCATTACTCATTACTCATTACTCCCTATTCAATTACTTCTTACTCAATAAATATTGTTAATTGTCGATCGTCATGGTATATTAGAATTATTGAGAACAATTCTTATTAAAATTTTTATATTATCTAAAAACATAATCATGACAGATTCATTAATTCTTGAAGTAAAAGGGGTAACTAAACAGTTTACAGGAACTTCCCTTCCTGCCGTTAATCAAGTTAATTTTAGCTTAAGACAGGGCGAATTGTTAGGATTATTAGGTCCTTCTGGATGTGGCAAAACTACCCTTTTAAGAATTATTGCTGGTTTTGAAAAATCTTCTCAAGGCTCGATCGAACTAGGTGGACAAATAGTTACAGGAGAAGGACGTTGGGTAGAGCCAGAAAAAAGACGTACCGGCATGGTATTTCAAGATTACGCCCTATTCCCTCATTTAACCGTAGCGGAAAATATCGCCTTTGGCTTAAAAAGCAAAAAACCACGGCCTAACAATCAAGATATACTCAAAAGAGTTACAGAGGTTTTGCATTTAGTTGGGTTGACGGGATTAGAAAAACGTTATCCCCACGAATTATCAGGAGGGCAACAACAAAGAATCGCCTTAGCGCGTGCCTTAGCACCTCAACCAGAGTTAATCTTATTAGATGAGCCTTTAAGTAATTTAGATGTACAAGTTAGGGAAAGATTACGCCATGAAGTGAGAACAATTCTTAAAAGTACGAATACTGCGGCTATTTTTGTTACCCATGATCAGGAAGAAGCAATGGCGATCGCTGATACCATAGGAGTTATGGCACAAGGGAAATTAGTACAATTAGGTACACCTGAAGATATTTATACTTGCCCAGAATGTAAATTTGTGGCGGAATTTGTGACTCAAGCCAACTTTTTACAAGCCACCAAAGAAGGTAATTTATGGTGTACAGAATTAGGAGAATGGTGTATTGATACTCCTGTAAATTTCGACAAAGGAGAACTAATGTTTCGTCAGGAAGATGTAATTTTAAAAGCAGACGAAGAAGGGGTAACAGTTGTTGAAGAAAGAGAATTTTTAGGCAGAGAATATCGCTATTGTTTACAAACTTTATCAGGAAAAAGGCTTCACGCTCGTACGGATGTTAAAACACAATTACCCGTTGGCACAAAAGTTAAACTTGATCTTGTTCCAAAAACAGTACAAATATTTCCCGTTGCTTCATAAAATTATCAGGTTTTGGTATTTCGGTAAGCTAAGAAGCATTTAAGTAAGTGAGTAAAATTAATTAAAATAACTTACATCTTTGTTGTCTTTTGCGTTTTACAAAGTAAACATACAATTAATTTTGCCTACTCACTTATTGTCATTTTCCTATCTTCAATAACTTTCTGTTGAACTTAGTTATCATGATGGATAATAATCAAATAAAATCCGTTAAGGAGATAAGTATTTGTATGGTATCCCAAATGTATTCTCGGATAATTGATAATCTTGGGGAATGGAATCCTCAGCTATTTAGAGAAATTCAAGGGCGATTAAAACCGAAAACTCTTAGTATTGTCGTTATCGCTAGTTTAATCGGTCAATTTTTGCTTTTTGTCTATTTTAAAGGAATGTTATCTTTAAAAGAGGGAAGTTATAGCCGTTATTGTACTGGTATTATTGAAGAAAATTCTTATTCTTCCATTCGTATTTGTAATGTTGATTT
This window contains:
- a CDS encoding TldD/PmbA family protein, with protein sequence MQDYRNLLSDLMSRYRHRVDFLSIRLEKSEGSNIVIKNNQTENLSEGTSVGGQVRACYKGGWGFATFNDLTQLSSRIEDAITSALLIGDDETILAPVIPIQISCELPLTGTNPRLIPLAEKKRLCDRYDRILKEVDEKITSSLVSYNDSQQTILLATSEGSMIQQSWMDCEMRFSSIASNGNIVQTGRETTGTRKAFEDLINLENIVASASKRAVNALKLPSVRGGKYTVVIDPILTGLFVHEAFGHLSEADMAYENPDLLEVMTMGRKFGGEDLQIFDGAMPEGHRGSYYYDDEGTPATTTQLIKDGVLVGRLHSRETAGKLGEMPTGNARCLNYHYPPIVRMTNTWIGRGKTPVADLFKGIKEGVYACNWIGGMTNGEMFTFTAGEAWMIRDDEIAEPVKNVTLSGNVFKTLANISSIGDDFYWDESGGCGKGGQSGLPVGCGGPSLRIKDVVIGGE
- a CDS encoding cation:proton antiporter, whose protein sequence is MDGSFALTLQIIITVFAGISAQVLGEFLKIPSIVFLLIFGIALGRDGTAILHPELLGLGLEVLVALSVAIILFEGGLNLELKELGQVSGSIRNLVTIGTLITFLGGGMAAHWLGEFPWQIAFLYASLVVVTGPTVVGPLLKQVAVDKRVATILEGEGVLIDPVGAILAVVVLDTIINQSAYSIEIISGLVFRLGVGAIIGGISGWLLGTFQKKANFLGEDLKNLVVLAGVWGTFGLAQTIISESGLMATVIAGIVLKAFSIPEERLLLRFKGQLTTLGVSVLFILLAADLSIDSIFALGWGSVFTILVLMLIVRPLSILICTWKNGMNWRQKAFLAWIAPRGIVSASVASLFSILLTKNGINGGDSIKGLVFLTIMMTVFIQGLSAGWVANLLKITIDQATGAMIIGCNPLGRLIAKLFLAEGESVILIDTDKEACENAKKDNLPVVESSGLDHDVLEEAGILSVGTLITLTNNSDVNLMIAQRALEEFAPPKVLAVFPNHEDKKINANKQKINQAFLPQLVIKTWNKYLTDGQFKLGKTTIKSSSIELQQKHLQSLITKGELLPLLIKRNDKLRVLAVGEEWKVDDEIIYILHDPRSDLLKRLSGNIKSPRFSLDKLPEVEEIPI
- a CDS encoding TldD/PmbA family protein, which produces MSHSLHNINSWKNSFNIVNEKLYNQLKSDEYLIVQLRAENTQFIRFNNAKIRQTGVVIDGEITLKLITNKRVTYAEFPLTGDVDIDVKNALDNLVYARSTLENLPDDPYIIIPKNQGSSHEIYEGKLLSYEEAIEEILKPVQGLDFTGYYAGGSIIRANYNSLGQKHWFSTDSFFIDYSLINHNEKAIKGTFSARDWHKEKYHHQIDYHQQELQQLNLPIHEVKKGSYRTYLAPCAVADLLGMFSWGAISEASLRQGGSALAKLREGETLSPLFHLKENFHSGNVPRFNDFGEMSADELPLIVEGELVNSLISSRTALEYGLKSNGASSYEALRSPEIAEGTLSENEILKEIDTGLYLSNLHYLNWSDRTQGRITGMTRYGCFWVENGEIVATIKDLRFDESLYSFFGKNLLAFTDFREFIPEVSTYEARSLGGSLVPGALVDNFTFTL
- a CDS encoding ABC transporter ATP-binding protein, which produces MTDSLILEVKGVTKQFTGTSLPAVNQVNFSLRQGELLGLLGPSGCGKTTLLRIIAGFEKSSQGSIELGGQIVTGEGRWVEPEKRRTGMVFQDYALFPHLTVAENIAFGLKSKKPRPNNQDILKRVTEVLHLVGLTGLEKRYPHELSGGQQQRIALARALAPQPELILLDEPLSNLDVQVRERLRHEVRTILKSTNTAAIFVTHDQEEAMAIADTIGVMAQGKLVQLGTPEDIYTCPECKFVAEFVTQANFLQATKEGNLWCTELGEWCIDTPVNFDKGELMFRQEDVILKADEEGVTVVEEREFLGREYRYCLQTLSGKRLHARTDVKTQLPVGTKVKLDLVPKTVQIFPVAS
- a CDS encoding fasciclin domain-containing protein; the protein is MPDIVDIAVNNDNFKTLVAAVTAANLVDVLKSEGKFTVFAPTDDAFAKLPPGTITTLLQNIPQLSRILTYHVVSGKLMKADLEKMDSVISIEGSPISIDCSDGFEVKNATVIMEDIEADNGVIHVIDNVILMG